From Pseudarthrobacter equi, a single genomic window includes:
- a CDS encoding SRPBCC family protein, protein MSSLFSHSQEPSGISGETPSEVLDAVVSSIVVPGGVAHAFAGFTDHTHLWWPLEEHGIYGAGSYVEFEENLILETADDGRTSIWGTLDDWQPPFSFHATWHPGTTALWSTELRVVFQPVDAGTEVRVLHDGWEGAEDPGPTRAQYADDWPGILARFARFMGAE, encoded by the coding sequence ATGAGCAGCCTCTTCAGCCACAGCCAGGAACCGTCCGGGATCAGCGGGGAAACCCCTTCTGAGGTACTGGATGCAGTGGTCAGTTCCATTGTGGTTCCTGGTGGGGTGGCCCATGCGTTCGCTGGCTTTACCGACCACACCCACCTGTGGTGGCCGCTCGAGGAGCACGGTATCTATGGGGCCGGCTCCTATGTGGAGTTCGAAGAGAACCTGATCCTTGAAACGGCAGACGACGGCCGGACGAGCATCTGGGGGACCCTCGACGACTGGCAGCCCCCATTCTCGTTCCACGCCACGTGGCACCCAGGTACAACGGCCCTCTGGTCTACGGAACTTCGCGTCGTGTTCCAGCCCGTCGATGCTGGCACCGAGGTGCGCGTTCTCCACGACGGGTGGGAGGGCGCCGAAGATCCTGGCCCCACCCGTGCGCAGTACGCGGACGACTGGCCCGGCATCCTCGCGCGCTTTGCCCGCTTCATGGGAGCCGAGTAA
- a CDS encoding FAD-binding oxidoreductase, producing the protein MVNVLDALTESVKAGQVVTADAYLHRYAVDQAPVTDFQLPLAVVFPESVTDVQSVIGACAAAGITVVPRGAGTGVSGGAHATRNCVILSLERMNRILSINPDDETATVEPGVVNADLNDAVAPHGLMYAPDPASFRSSTIGGNVATNAGGLRCAKYGVTRDSVLALDVVLADGSLIHTGHQTFKGVAGYDLTGLFVGSEGTLGIVVGITVRLKYLPRDVHTIAAFYPGFRAAAAGVLAVGRARVQPAIMELLDGGTLAQLDELHGSDLTARGRALLLVQTDGFGAAAEAEVVRGVLRAGGATVTTEASAEAERLVELRRHSRGAEVDDEYRVGEDVAVPRSRLVDYVAALESMAAEHQVKLKVVAHAGDGNLHPTFWIDRQGTGVDPVAMERLQRALDDSITAALSMGGTITGEHGVGQYKLRWLGQEQPEPVREIQRRIKDLFDPAGILNPGKAI; encoded by the coding sequence ATGGTGAACGTACTGGATGCATTGACGGAGAGCGTCAAAGCCGGGCAGGTTGTCACGGCGGACGCGTATCTCCACCGGTACGCAGTGGACCAAGCACCGGTTACCGACTTCCAACTGCCGCTGGCCGTGGTGTTCCCCGAGTCTGTGACCGACGTGCAGTCGGTGATAGGAGCCTGCGCGGCTGCCGGCATCACCGTGGTGCCTCGTGGTGCGGGGACCGGAGTCTCAGGTGGCGCCCATGCCACCCGGAACTGCGTTATCCTCTCCCTGGAACGCATGAACCGCATCCTGTCCATCAATCCCGACGATGAGACGGCAACCGTGGAACCCGGCGTGGTGAACGCAGACCTGAATGATGCCGTGGCCCCGCACGGACTGATGTACGCCCCTGACCCGGCCAGCTTCCGCAGCTCGACCATAGGCGGCAACGTCGCCACCAACGCGGGTGGACTGCGCTGCGCCAAGTACGGTGTCACCAGGGACTCGGTGCTCGCCCTGGACGTGGTGCTCGCCGACGGGTCCCTGATTCACACAGGCCATCAGACCTTCAAGGGAGTGGCTGGCTACGACCTCACCGGGCTGTTCGTCGGTTCTGAAGGCACCCTGGGCATCGTTGTAGGCATCACCGTACGGTTGAAATACCTTCCCCGCGACGTTCACACCATCGCTGCCTTCTACCCCGGCTTCCGCGCAGCCGCTGCGGGCGTCCTGGCGGTGGGCAGGGCCCGGGTCCAGCCAGCCATCATGGAACTGCTCGACGGCGGGACGCTGGCGCAGCTGGACGAGCTGCACGGTTCAGACCTTACTGCCAGGGGACGCGCGCTCCTCCTGGTGCAGACCGACGGCTTCGGTGCGGCCGCGGAAGCGGAAGTGGTGCGCGGGGTACTCCGTGCAGGCGGAGCTACCGTCACGACGGAAGCCAGCGCCGAAGCGGAGCGGCTGGTAGAGCTGCGCCGGCACAGCCGGGGCGCCGAAGTTGATGATGAGTACCGGGTGGGCGAGGATGTGGCCGTGCCCCGCTCGCGCCTGGTGGATTATGTCGCCGCGTTGGAATCCATGGCAGCTGAACACCAGGTCAAGCTGAAGGTGGTGGCCCACGCCGGTGACGGCAACCTGCATCCCACTTTCTGGATCGATCGACAGGGTACCGGCGTTGACCCGGTGGCCATGGAGCGGCTCCAGCGCGCCCTGGATGACTCCATCACTGCGGCTCTCTCCATGGGCGGTACCATCACCGGCGAGCACGGCGTGGGCCAGTACAAGCTGCGGTGGCTCGGCCAGGAACAGCCGGAGCCCGTCCGGGAGATACAGCGCCGGATCAAGGACCTGTTCGACCCGGCCGGGATCCTGAACCCAGGGAAGGCGATCTAG
- a CDS encoding DUF4032 domain-containing protein, whose protein sequence is MTEEHSAQWHDEPTDYGQIGKLPRFTAASADDNKAASVASSLNITAAAADPELLDLPWHIALEDWPAENLAALPRGISRHIVRFAHLGGSVIAIKETSEHVARHEYHMLRKLARLDVPCVEPVAVITGRTTLDGRPLNPVLVTRHLKFSMPYRALFSQMLRKDTLTRLIDAQALLLVRLHLIGFYWGDVSLSNTLFRRDAGAFAAYLVDAETGELYPDLSLGQREYDLEIARVNIAGELMDLLDGGLIEEKVDPVATSELIMDSYRRLWAELTEKESFELGERWRVGARIRRLNELGFDVEEYAIKTTQNGSTIQLQPKVVDAGHHQRRLLRLTGLDAQENQARRLLNDMDSFRADNNPEMDEEYSAHLWVSQIFEPIVRSIPRDLSGKLEPAEAVHEVLEHRWYMSEKQERHIPLAEAVQSYIDSILRHRRDEAAIMLNPDTELLKILEVETEESRYGGDESADEYPDSDD, encoded by the coding sequence ATGACCGAGGAACACAGCGCCCAGTGGCACGACGAACCCACCGACTACGGTCAGATCGGAAAACTGCCGCGGTTCACCGCCGCCAGCGCCGACGACAACAAGGCCGCCTCGGTCGCAAGCTCGCTGAACATTACCGCGGCGGCCGCCGATCCTGAGCTGCTGGACCTGCCATGGCACATCGCACTGGAGGACTGGCCAGCCGAGAACCTCGCCGCCCTCCCCCGGGGCATTTCCCGCCACATTGTGCGCTTTGCGCACCTGGGCGGATCGGTGATTGCCATCAAGGAAACCTCCGAGCATGTTGCGCGCCACGAGTACCACATGCTGCGGAAGCTGGCCCGGCTGGATGTGCCCTGCGTGGAGCCCGTTGCGGTGATCACCGGCCGGACCACACTGGACGGCCGTCCGCTCAACCCTGTGCTGGTTACCCGGCACCTGAAGTTTTCGATGCCGTACCGTGCGCTGTTCTCGCAGATGCTGCGTAAGGACACGCTGACGCGCCTCATTGATGCCCAGGCCCTGCTGCTGGTCAGGCTGCACCTTATTGGCTTCTACTGGGGTGACGTTTCGCTGTCCAACACCCTGTTCCGGCGCGACGCGGGAGCCTTTGCCGCCTATTTGGTCGACGCGGAGACGGGCGAGCTGTACCCGGACCTGTCCCTCGGCCAGCGGGAATACGATCTCGAAATTGCCCGGGTCAATATCGCCGGGGAACTCATGGACCTGCTGGACGGCGGCCTGATCGAGGAAAAGGTGGACCCTGTCGCCACCAGTGAACTGATCATGGACAGCTACCGGCGGCTGTGGGCGGAGCTGACCGAAAAGGAATCCTTCGAACTCGGGGAACGCTGGCGGGTGGGCGCGCGCATCCGCAGGCTCAACGAACTCGGCTTCGACGTCGAGGAATATGCCATCAAAACCACGCAGAACGGTTCCACCATTCAGCTGCAGCCCAAGGTGGTGGACGCGGGGCACCATCAGCGCAGGCTCCTGCGGCTGACCGGCCTGGACGCCCAGGAGAACCAGGCCCGCCGCCTCCTGAACGACATGGATTCGTTCCGGGCGGACAACAACCCGGAGATGGACGAGGAGTACAGCGCACACCTTTGGGTGAGCCAGATCTTCGAACCGATCGTCCGGTCGATCCCGCGCGACCTGTCCGGAAAGCTGGAACCGGCAGAGGCGGTGCATGAAGTGCTGGAGCACCGCTGGTACATGTCAGAGAAGCAGGAACGCCACATCCCCCTGGCCGAGGCCGTCCAGTCGTACATCGACTCGATCCTCCGGCACCGCCGTGACGAGGCAGCCATCATGCTGAACCCGGACACCGAGCTCCTGAAGATCCTTGAGGTGGAAACCGAAGAATCCCGTTACGGCGGCGACGAGTCCGCTGACGAGTACCCGGACTCGGACGACTAG
- a CDS encoding ABC transporter ATP-binding protein has protein sequence MATVTFDNATRLYPGTDKPAVDKLNIDIADGEFLVLVGPSGCGKSTSLRMLAGLEDVNAGRILIGDRDVTDVPPKDRDIAMVFQNYALYPHMTVADNMGFALKIAGISKEERAERVREAAKLLDLEQYLDRKPKALSGGQRQRVAMGRAIVRNPQVFLMDEPLSNLDAKLRVQTRTQIASLTRRLGVTTVYVTHDQVEAMTMGDRVAVLKDGLLQQVDTPRNLYDRPKNVFVAGFIGSPAMNLLELPVVDGGVQFGGTVYPVPRDVLEEAHGSTVTVGSRPEDLETAPHGEGLKVEVDVVEELGADAYVYGHSTLDGKDHDIVARVDGRRPPMKGESIYVRPQSGHVHLFDTKTGLRLGD, from the coding sequence GTGGCTACAGTTACTTTTGATAACGCTACGCGTCTGTACCCGGGCACAGATAAGCCCGCCGTCGATAAGCTCAACATCGACATCGCCGATGGCGAATTCCTGGTCCTCGTTGGACCCTCCGGTTGCGGTAAGTCCACCTCCCTGCGCATGCTCGCAGGCCTCGAGGACGTCAATGCAGGCCGCATCCTGATCGGTGACCGCGACGTCACCGATGTCCCCCCGAAGGACCGCGACATCGCAATGGTCTTCCAGAACTACGCCCTGTACCCGCACATGACTGTGGCGGACAACATGGGCTTCGCACTGAAGATCGCCGGCATCTCCAAGGAAGAGCGCGCAGAGCGTGTCCGCGAAGCCGCCAAGCTCCTTGACCTCGAGCAGTACCTGGACCGCAAGCCGAAGGCACTCTCCGGCGGCCAGCGCCAGCGTGTTGCCATGGGCCGCGCAATCGTGCGTAACCCGCAGGTCTTCCTCATGGATGAGCCGCTGTCCAACCTTGACGCCAAGCTCCGCGTCCAGACCCGCACTCAGATCGCCTCCCTGACCCGCCGCCTGGGCGTCACCACGGTCTACGTCACCCACGACCAGGTCGAGGCCATGACCATGGGTGACCGCGTTGCGGTCCTCAAGGACGGCCTGCTGCAGCAGGTGGACACCCCGCGCAACCTGTACGACCGCCCGAAGAACGTCTTCGTTGCCGGCTTCATCGGTTCCCCCGCCATGAACCTGCTGGAACTTCCCGTGGTCGACGGCGGTGTGCAGTTCGGTGGCACCGTCTACCCCGTGCCGCGCGACGTCCTCGAAGAAGCACACGGCTCCACGGTCACCGTCGGAAGCCGCCCCGAGGACCTGGAGACCGCTCCCCACGGTGAGGGCCTTAAGGTCGAGGTCGACGTTGTCGAAGAGCTCGGCGCCGACGCTTACGTCTACGGCCATTCCACCCTCGACGGCAAGGACCACGACATCGTGGCACGCGTCGACGGTCGCCGTCCTCCGATGAAGGGCGAGTCCATCTACGTCCGTCCGCAGTCGGGCCACGTGCACCTGTTCGACACCAAGACCGGCCTGCGCCTGGGCGACTAG
- the otsB gene encoding trehalose-phosphatase has product MTPEPGTAAPLALTPELREAVRNIAATDQLLVAMDFDGTMAPIVPHADDARPLPRAAAAFAGLAALPRTTTALISGRALASLRGVASPPAESLLIGSHGAEAWLGPESAGLELDEDQRTLLAEVRGILAGIAGEAPGTMLEDKPAGVVLHTRQAADDVAEDAVAAARSLLEDRKGVFLKNGKRVLETSVVHASKGEAVAFLRQAAGATAILFAGDDTTDEDAFARLGPGDVGVKVGLDFTQAQYRVEAPIHVAELLEALLAARSSAVGEGDGTPAG; this is encoded by the coding sequence ATGACTCCTGAACCAGGTACTGCAGCGCCGCTCGCCCTGACACCCGAACTGCGGGAAGCCGTACGGAACATCGCCGCCACTGACCAACTCCTGGTGGCCATGGACTTCGACGGCACCATGGCACCGATCGTGCCGCATGCGGACGATGCACGGCCGCTCCCCCGCGCGGCCGCCGCCTTTGCCGGGCTGGCGGCGCTTCCGCGCACGACGACGGCACTCATCTCGGGGCGCGCCCTCGCCTCGCTGCGCGGCGTGGCCTCGCCGCCGGCCGAGTCGCTGCTCATCGGCAGCCACGGCGCCGAAGCCTGGCTGGGCCCGGAGTCCGCAGGCCTCGAACTGGACGAAGACCAGCGGACGCTGCTGGCCGAGGTCCGGGGCATCCTCGCCGGGATCGCCGGGGAAGCCCCCGGAACAATGCTCGAGGACAAGCCGGCAGGCGTGGTGCTGCACACGCGGCAGGCTGCGGATGACGTCGCCGAGGACGCCGTCGCCGCCGCACGCTCACTGCTTGAGGACCGCAAGGGCGTGTTCCTGAAGAACGGCAAGCGGGTTCTGGAAACTTCCGTGGTGCACGCCTCCAAGGGCGAAGCAGTCGCGTTCCTTCGCCAGGCGGCGGGAGCGACCGCCATACTGTTCGCGGGGGACGACACCACGGACGAAGACGCCTTCGCCCGGCTTGGACCGGGGGATGTGGGGGTCAAGGTAGGCCTGGACTTCACCCAGGCGCAGTACCGGGTAGAGGCTCCGATCCATGTGGCAGAGCTGCTTGAGGCACTGCTTGCGGCTCGGAGCTCCGCCGTGGGCGAAGGCGACGGAACGCCTGCGGGCTAA
- a CDS encoding alpha,alpha-trehalose-phosphate synthase (UDP-forming): MQTPVQEKPATAEPSGKAASGHGQATKYDFMVVSNRLPVDRVAPGDSGDDGSGWRRSPGGLVTALAPMMTKTDGAWVGWHGAPDETVKPFSHGGMDLVPVQLSTEDVELYYEGFSNATLWPLYHDVIAPPEFHRTWWDSYRKVNQRFADAVVHHADQGATVWVQDYQLQLVPRMLRQARPDLRIGFFNHIPFPPPEIFAQLPWRHAIIDGLLGADLVGFQRVSDAGNFMRSARRFLGASVKQQQVHVKGHDGQITHIARAQAFPISIDVKQISELAARPDIIERARQIRQDLGNPKTILLGVDRLDYTKGIRHRLKAFEELLADGRLSVGDATLIQVASPSRERVEQYRLLREEVEGTVGHINGTYDTIQNTAVRYLHHSYPVEEMVALYLAADVMLVTALRDGMNLVAKEYVTARNNNDGALVLSEFAGAADQLKQALLINPHDIAGLKNTIMNAVEMTPREAGRRMRAMRKQILEHDVDLWSADFLRALNEKVVRDDS; the protein is encoded by the coding sequence ATGCAAACACCCGTCCAGGAAAAACCTGCCACAGCAGAGCCGTCAGGAAAGGCCGCATCCGGCCACGGCCAGGCCACGAAGTACGACTTCATGGTGGTCTCCAACAGGCTGCCCGTTGACCGCGTCGCCCCGGGCGACAGCGGTGACGACGGGTCCGGCTGGCGCCGCTCCCCGGGCGGCCTGGTGACCGCACTGGCACCGATGATGACCAAGACGGACGGCGCCTGGGTGGGTTGGCACGGCGCTCCCGACGAGACGGTGAAGCCGTTCAGCCACGGCGGCATGGACCTCGTTCCGGTCCAGCTCAGCACCGAAGACGTCGAACTGTACTACGAGGGCTTCTCGAACGCGACGCTGTGGCCGCTGTACCACGACGTCATCGCGCCGCCCGAGTTCCACCGCACCTGGTGGGATTCCTACCGCAAGGTCAACCAAAGGTTCGCGGACGCCGTCGTGCACCATGCGGACCAGGGCGCCACCGTCTGGGTCCAGGACTACCAGCTGCAGCTTGTTCCGCGTATGCTCCGCCAGGCACGGCCGGACCTCCGCATCGGGTTCTTCAACCACATCCCGTTTCCCCCGCCGGAGATCTTCGCCCAGCTGCCGTGGCGGCACGCCATCATCGACGGACTGCTCGGCGCGGACCTGGTGGGCTTCCAGCGGGTCAGCGACGCCGGTAACTTCATGCGCTCGGCCCGGCGCTTCCTTGGCGCCAGCGTCAAGCAGCAGCAGGTGCACGTCAAGGGCCACGACGGCCAGATCACCCATATCGCCCGTGCACAGGCGTTTCCCATCTCCATCGACGTCAAGCAGATCAGCGAACTTGCTGCCAGGCCGGACATCATCGAGCGGGCACGGCAGATCCGCCAGGACCTGGGCAACCCAAAAACCATCCTCTTGGGCGTGGACCGGCTGGACTACACCAAGGGCATCCGGCACCGGCTCAAGGCCTTCGAGGAGCTCTTGGCGGACGGCCGGCTGTCCGTGGGAGACGCGACCCTTATCCAGGTGGCCTCCCCCAGCCGGGAACGGGTTGAGCAGTACCGCCTGCTCCGCGAGGAAGTGGAAGGCACCGTGGGCCACATCAACGGCACCTACGACACCATCCAGAACACCGCCGTCCGCTACCTGCACCACAGCTACCCGGTGGAGGAAATGGTGGCCCTGTACCTTGCAGCCGACGTCATGCTGGTCACCGCCCTCAGGGACGGCATGAACCTGGTGGCCAAGGAATACGTCACCGCCCGCAACAACAACGACGGCGCCCTGGTCCTCAGCGAATTCGCCGGCGCGGCGGACCAACTCAAGCAGGCGCTGCTGATCAACCCGCACGACATCGCCGGACTGAAGAACACCATCATGAACGCCGTCGAGATGACTCCGCGCGAAGCCGGGCGCCGCATGCGCGCCATGCGCAAACAGATCCTGGAACACGATGTGGACCTATGGTCGGCCGACTTCCTGCGGGCCCTGAACGAGAAGGTGGTCCGCGATGACTCCTGA
- a CDS encoding DsbA family protein, whose amino-acid sequence MSPGNEVRKSKAERTAEAREKARQIREAQLKKDKRNKLLIGWGIVVAVVAILVVVGLVVTTSIKQNTPIADQGPVPANGNANGGVTLVANTGVKSTDSATVDMAKVPAKPDTQPNPVVAPGAEAEAGQPVKVVAYIDFICPVCKRFESTYNEALTGLRNDGKISLEYRPLGFLDRQSSTNYSSRAANAAACVADKAPEKYAEYVDTLFANQPAEGSAGLSDDKLKSLASDIGADINSCVDDKTFRPYVKYSTQLASNIGITGTPTIFVDGKQWDGSSDLNAEIQTAIAAKG is encoded by the coding sequence ATGAGCCCCGGAAACGAAGTACGTAAGTCGAAAGCTGAGCGAACCGCGGAGGCGCGGGAAAAAGCGCGCCAGATCCGTGAGGCCCAGCTGAAGAAGGACAAGCGCAACAAGCTTCTGATCGGCTGGGGCATCGTGGTGGCCGTGGTCGCCATCCTGGTGGTTGTGGGACTGGTGGTCACCACCAGCATCAAGCAGAACACCCCCATCGCGGACCAGGGACCTGTACCCGCGAACGGCAACGCCAACGGCGGCGTGACGCTGGTTGCCAACACCGGCGTGAAATCAACGGACTCCGCAACGGTGGACATGGCCAAGGTACCGGCCAAGCCGGACACGCAGCCGAACCCCGTCGTTGCCCCGGGCGCTGAAGCCGAGGCCGGCCAGCCCGTGAAGGTTGTGGCGTACATCGACTTCATCTGCCCTGTCTGCAAGCGGTTCGAGAGCACCTACAACGAGGCCCTCACCGGCCTGCGCAACGACGGAAAGATCAGCCTGGAATACCGGCCGCTGGGCTTCCTGGACCGCCAGTCCAGCACCAACTATTCATCCCGGGCAGCCAACGCGGCAGCGTGTGTAGCCGACAAGGCGCCGGAGAAGTACGCCGAATATGTCGACACCCTCTTCGCCAACCAACCTGCCGAAGGCAGCGCCGGCCTCTCCGATGACAAGCTCAAGTCATTGGCCAGCGACATTGGTGCAGACATCAACAGCTGCGTTGACGACAAAACGTTCCGCCCGTACGTCAAGTACTCCACCCAGCTCGCATCCAACATCGGTATCACCGGTACGCCCACCATCTTCGTGGACGGCAAGCAGTGGGACGGCAGCTCGGACCTGAACGCCGAGATCCAGACAGCCATTGCAGCGAAGGGCTAA
- a CDS encoding ChaB family protein has protein sequence MPKTGKNHHARKDELPSTLQRSDQKAQDTFAKTYDSAIESYDDERRAARTAYSSLKHSYEKVGDHWEAKDKKGPSDKRAEEKGAGSSTPTAGGVDANASKEHLYELARKLDVKGRSRMDKKQLVQAVQKANDAATRKARS, from the coding sequence ATGCCCAAGACCGGCAAGAACCACCATGCCCGCAAGGACGAACTTCCCTCGACCCTGCAGCGTTCCGACCAAAAGGCCCAGGACACTTTCGCCAAGACGTACGACTCCGCCATAGAGTCCTACGACGACGAACGCCGGGCAGCGCGGACGGCCTACTCTTCCCTGAAGCACAGCTACGAGAAGGTGGGCGACCACTGGGAAGCCAAGGACAAGAAGGGGCCGTCGGACAAACGGGCGGAAGAGAAGGGCGCCGGATCCTCCACGCCCACGGCAGGAGGCGTGGATGCCAACGCCTCGAAGGAACATCTTTACGAACTGGCCCGGAAACTGGACGTCAAGGGCCGCTCCAGGATGGACAAGAAGCAGCTGGTCCAGGCAGTGCAGAAAGCCAACGACGCCGCCACGCGCAAGGCCAGGTCCTAG
- a CDS encoding elongation factor G-like protein EF-G2 codes for MSVKSAKDTARAAGGRNGTEPRRTDSAARIAALEPASIRNIALIGHSGAGKTLLIEALLAANGMITRKGSIAEGTTVGDSDPAAVHQQRSVTLSLVPLLLDETKVNLLDTPGYPDFIGEMRAGLRAADAALFVVSAVDGIDATTTALWSECAHRRLPRAVVITRLDHPRADYDGVLAECRKAFGDAVLPLYVPVGSGGERTGLLGLLSGTVTDYTPGESPSDRDAPADDTAAAAEARGELIEGIIAESEDETLMERYLSGEDIDTGVLIEDLETAVARGSFHPVIPTSAVTGLGTSELLDMLVRAFPPPTEAGVPEATDLEGRHGRSLGCDPSGPLAAEVVRTSNDPFLGRICLVRVFSGTLREDSPVHVGGHGLADRGHQDHDTDERVTHLYSPLGATLRPVPYCVAGDLCALAKLGSAETGDTISSRDDPLMLATWEMPEPLLPVAVEADSRSDEDALARSLGKIAAGDPTMRVERNAETHQLVLWCMGEAHADVVMDRLREQGVKLHPVDVVTPLRETFAGPATGHGRHVKQSGGHGQYAVCDIEVEPLDRGAGFEFVDKTVGGVIPGTFIPSVEKGVRAQMEKGVSAGFPVVDVRVRLVGGKAHSVDSSDAAFQAAGALALREAAAAGRIQLLEPVSAVSITVADEHVGPVMSDLSGRRGRLTGTTSSGGGLTDISAEVPDQELLRYAVELRALTAGTGRFSRSYLRHDPVPPGFSPT; via the coding sequence ATGTCGGTGAAGAGTGCCAAAGACACGGCCAGGGCTGCAGGCGGCCGGAATGGGACCGAACCACGCCGAACCGATTCTGCCGCCCGCATCGCGGCGCTGGAACCGGCCAGCATCCGGAACATCGCCCTGATCGGGCACTCCGGGGCCGGCAAGACCCTGCTGATTGAAGCACTTCTTGCTGCCAACGGCATGATCACCCGCAAAGGCTCCATAGCCGAGGGGACCACGGTAGGCGACTCCGATCCCGCTGCGGTCCACCAGCAACGGTCCGTCACGCTCTCCCTGGTGCCCCTCCTGCTGGACGAAACCAAGGTCAACCTGCTGGACACACCCGGCTACCCCGACTTCATCGGGGAAATGCGGGCGGGCCTCCGCGCAGCGGACGCCGCCCTTTTTGTTGTTTCAGCCGTCGACGGAATTGATGCCACCACCACCGCGCTGTGGTCGGAGTGCGCGCACCGAAGGCTTCCGCGCGCAGTGGTGATCACCCGGCTGGACCACCCGAGGGCGGATTACGACGGCGTCCTCGCGGAGTGCCGGAAGGCATTCGGCGACGCCGTCCTCCCGCTCTACGTCCCGGTTGGTTCCGGCGGCGAACGTACCGGCCTGCTGGGACTGCTGTCCGGAACGGTCACGGACTACACCCCGGGGGAAAGCCCTTCCGACCGGGACGCACCCGCCGATGACACAGCGGCTGCGGCCGAGGCCCGCGGAGAGCTCATCGAGGGCATCATCGCCGAAAGCGAAGACGAAACCCTGATGGAGCGCTACCTGTCCGGCGAGGACATCGATACAGGCGTGCTGATCGAAGACCTGGAGACCGCCGTGGCCCGTGGTTCGTTCCATCCGGTCATCCCCACTTCCGCGGTCACCGGCCTGGGAACGTCGGAACTGCTGGACATGCTGGTGCGCGCGTTTCCCCCGCCCACTGAGGCGGGCGTTCCGGAGGCGACAGACCTGGAGGGCCGGCACGGCAGGTCCCTGGGCTGCGACCCGTCGGGGCCGTTGGCCGCCGAAGTGGTGCGAACCTCCAACGATCCCTTCCTGGGCCGGATCTGCCTGGTGCGCGTGTTCTCGGGAACCCTGCGCGAGGACTCGCCGGTGCACGTCGGCGGGCACGGCCTGGCGGACCGGGGGCACCAGGACCACGACACCGATGAACGCGTCACGCACCTGTACTCGCCGCTGGGAGCCACCCTGCGGCCGGTGCCGTACTGCGTGGCGGGGGACCTGTGCGCCCTGGCCAAGCTGGGGAGCGCCGAAACCGGTGACACCATCTCATCCCGGGACGATCCGCTCATGCTCGCCACCTGGGAGATGCCCGAACCGCTCCTTCCCGTGGCCGTGGAAGCCGATTCCCGCAGCGACGAGGATGCCCTGGCCCGGAGCCTGGGGAAAATCGCCGCCGGTGACCCCACTATGCGGGTGGAACGCAACGCTGAAACGCACCAGCTGGTCCTGTGGTGCATGGGGGAGGCGCATGCCGACGTCGTGATGGACAGGCTCCGTGAGCAGGGCGTGAAGCTGCACCCCGTGGACGTGGTGACACCGCTGCGGGAAACCTTCGCGGGCCCGGCCACCGGGCACGGACGCCACGTCAAGCAATCCGGGGGCCACGGGCAGTACGCCGTGTGCGACATCGAAGTGGAGCCGCTGGACCGGGGCGCCGGCTTCGAATTCGTGGACAAGACGGTGGGCGGTGTCATCCCGGGGACGTTTATCCCTTCCGTGGAGAAGGGGGTCCGTGCGCAGATGGAGAAGGGTGTATCCGCAGGGTTCCCCGTGGTGGACGTGCGCGTGCGGCTGGTGGGCGGCAAGGCCCACAGCGTCGATTCGTCCGACGCCGCGTTCCAGGCTGCCGGTGCCCTGGCCCTGCGGGAGGCGGCTGCGGCAGGCAGGATCCAGCTCCTTGAGCCGGTCTCGGCCGTCAGCATCACCGTGGCGGACGAGCACGTGGGACCCGTCATGAGCGACCTCTCCGGCCGCCGGGGCCGGCTGACCGGCACGACGTCGTCGGGCGGGGGACTCACTGACATCAGCGCCGAAGTGCCGGACCAGGAACTGCTGCGCTACGCCGTCGAACTCCGCGCCCTCACCGCCGGTACGGGCCGTTTCAGCCGCAGCTACCTGCGCCACGACCCCGTGCCGCCCGGCTTCAGCCCCACCTGA